One window of the Rhizobiaceae bacterium genome contains the following:
- the gcvH gene encoding glycine cleavage system protein GcvH, with protein MADVYYTEDHEWLRVEGDIATVGITDYAQEQLGDLVFVELPEVGRALKKGDTAVVVESVKAASDVYAPADGEITAVNDALSGEPALVNSAATGDGWLWKMKLADKAQLSGLMDEAGYKAHIG; from the coding sequence ATGGCTGACGTCTACTACACCGAGGACCACGAATGGCTGCGTGTCGAGGGCGACATCGCCACCGTCGGCATCACCGACTACGCGCAGGAACAGCTCGGCGACCTCGTCTTCGTCGAATTGCCGGAGGTCGGACGGGCGCTGAAGAAGGGCGACACCGCGGTCGTCGTGGAATCGGTCAAGGCGGCATCCGACGTCTATGCGCCGGCAGACGGCGAGATCACCGCCGTGAACGACGCGCTTTCCGGGGAGCCCGCTCTGGTGAACTCGGCAGCGACCGGCGACGGCTGGCTGTGGAAGATGAAGCTTGCCGACAAGGCCCAGCTTTCCGGCCTCATGGATGAAGCCGGCTACAAAGCGCATATCGGCTGA
- the gcvT gene encoding glycine cleavage system aminomethyltransferase GcvT: MTDAELNHLPLEDLHVAAGAKFGGFAGWSMPLTYPAGVMKEHLHTRAHAGLFDISHMKLVVVSGPDAGELLERACPIEVDALEPGQSKYTFLLNEQAGIIDDLIVTKLSASRFMVVANAGNASVDVAHLTALAAGLDVGVDPLDRVFLALQGPDAEAVATEAGLPVATLKFMTGTEPKPGWFMSRSGYTGEDGFEIGLPAAEARALAAGLLADERVMWIGLAARDSLRLEAGLCLHGQDITQRYDPISAGLLWAIPKAMRAGGDFAGADALRRIIEAGPALKRVGLKPEGRQPVRGGAELFDSGGNYAGVVTSGGFGPSAGHPVAMGYVPADQAKPGTRFFADVRGTKIPVDVHSLPFTQHRYRKG; the protein is encoded by the coding sequence TTGACCGACGCCGAACTGAACCACCTCCCCCTCGAAGATCTGCATGTCGCGGCAGGCGCGAAGTTCGGCGGATTCGCCGGATGGTCCATGCCCCTGACCTACCCAGCGGGCGTAATGAAGGAGCACCTTCATACCCGCGCCCACGCCGGCCTCTTCGACATTTCGCATATGAAACTCGTCGTCGTTTCGGGTCCCGACGCCGGCGAGTTGCTGGAGCGCGCCTGCCCGATCGAGGTCGACGCGCTGGAGCCGGGGCAATCGAAATACACCTTCCTGCTCAACGAGCAGGCGGGGATCATCGACGACCTGATCGTGACGAAGCTGTCCGCCTCGCGTTTCATGGTCGTCGCCAATGCCGGAAACGCAAGCGTCGACGTCGCTCACCTGACCGCGTTGGCGGCAGGTCTCGATGTCGGCGTCGATCCCCTCGACCGCGTGTTCCTGGCGCTGCAAGGCCCGGATGCCGAAGCGGTGGCGACCGAGGCCGGTCTGCCGGTGGCAACGCTGAAATTCATGACAGGCACGGAACCGAAGCCCGGCTGGTTCATGAGCCGCTCCGGCTATACCGGCGAAGACGGCTTCGAGATCGGCTTGCCGGCAGCCGAAGCGCGCGCACTCGCCGCCGGACTGCTGGCCGACGAGCGGGTGATGTGGATCGGGCTCGCCGCGCGGGACAGCCTCCGGCTCGAGGCCGGGCTCTGCCTGCATGGGCAGGACATCACGCAGCGCTATGATCCGATTTCGGCGGGTCTCCTGTGGGCGATTCCCAAGGCGATGCGGGCAGGAGGCGACTTCGCCGGAGCCGATGCCTTGCGAAGGATCATCGAGGCCGGTCCAGCGCTGAAGCGCGTCGGCCTGAAGCCAGAAGGCCGCCAGCCGGTGCGCGGCGGGGCCGAGCTTTTCGATTCTGGTGGAAACTATGCCGGCGTCGTCACCTCGGGCGGCTTCGGACCGTCTGCCGGCCATCCCGTCGCCATGGGCTACGTACCGGCCGATCAGGCAAAACCCGGCACGCGCTTCTTCGCCGACGTTCGCGGGACGAAGATCCCCGTCGACGTCCATTCGCTTCCCTTCACGCAGCACCGCTATCGCAAAGGATGA
- a CDS encoding DUF1345 domain-containing protein → MIGFVNRHTNFFLAAAAGLIGLTVALALSIPLPATVSANLFFLVYSGLVLSQLPKMTPKYLHTHARNADLPVFLIFGVTLMIVVVAVGSLFVLMNARQSPDTMELVFALASIPLGWFTIQAMAAVHYAHRYWVRDDSAAEVAKGMKPAGGLEFSGKALPNGLDFLYFAATIGMTAQTADTAISSSAMRGEVLVHGIVSFFFNAIIVAAAVNLAVTLGN, encoded by the coding sequence ATGATCGGTTTCGTCAACCGACATACGAACTTCTTCCTCGCCGCCGCCGCAGGGCTTATCGGCCTGACCGTAGCTCTCGCGCTGTCCATCCCGTTGCCCGCCACCGTATCGGCCAATCTCTTCTTTCTCGTCTATTCGGGCCTCGTTCTCAGCCAGTTGCCGAAAATGACGCCCAAATATCTGCATACACATGCGCGCAACGCGGATCTGCCGGTGTTCCTGATTTTCGGCGTCACGCTGATGATCGTCGTGGTGGCGGTCGGCAGCCTGTTCGTGCTGATGAACGCCAGGCAGAGCCCCGACACGATGGAACTCGTCTTCGCGCTCGCGTCCATTCCGCTCGGCTGGTTCACCATCCAGGCCATGGCCGCCGTGCACTACGCCCATCGCTACTGGGTTCGCGACGACAGCGCCGCGGAAGTGGCAAAAGGCATGAAACCTGCCGGCGGCCTCGAATTTTCCGGCAAGGCGCTGCCGAACGGCCTGGATTTCCTCTACTTCGCGGCGACGATCGGCATGACGGCGCAGACCGCGGACACGGCCATCTCCTCCTCGGCGATGCGAGGCGAAGTGCTCGTCCACGGCATCGTTTCGTTCTTCTTCAACGCGATCATCGTGGCTGCCGCCGTGAATCTCGCCGTGACGCTCGGGAACTGA
- a CDS encoding YaiI/YqxD family protein, translating to MQPDDALTNRPSIYVDADACPVKDEVVKVAQRHGLAVTFVSNGGLRPSRDPMIRNVVVSKGADAADDWIAENAAANDIVVTADIPLAARTVVLDAHVLGPTGRQFTPETIGMALAMRDFQQHLRETGESKGYNASFAAADRSRFLSELDRLCRRALNAAKERPA from the coding sequence ATGCAACCAGACGACGCACTCACGAATCGGCCTTCCATCTATGTCGATGCGGACGCCTGTCCGGTGAAGGACGAGGTCGTCAAGGTCGCGCAGCGACACGGGCTTGCGGTGACCTTCGTCTCGAACGGCGGATTGCGGCCGTCCCGCGATCCGATGATCCGCAACGTGGTCGTGTCGAAAGGAGCCGACGCCGCCGATGACTGGATCGCCGAAAACGCGGCGGCCAACGACATCGTGGTGACGGCGGATATACCTTTGGCCGCCCGCACCGTGGTGCTCGACGCTCATGTGCTCGGTCCTACCGGCCGACAGTTTACGCCGGAGACCATCGGCATGGCGCTGGCGATGCGCGATTTTCAGCAGCATCTTCGCGAGACCGGCGAGAGCAAGGGCTACAATGCCAGTTTCGCCGCCGCCGATCGCTCGCGGTTCCTGTCGGAGCTTGACCGTCTTTGCCGGCGCGCATTGAACGCGGCGAAGGAACGGCCGGCATGA
- a CDS encoding MBL fold metallo-hydrolase, with translation MPAKPEVTGFFDPRTSSIQYVVADPETGKCAVIDPVLDYDEKSGATATIHADEILRSIADKGYAVEWILDTHPHADHFSAAAYLKERTGAPTAIGEKVTEVQKLWKDFYNWPDFPADGSQWDRLFADGETFKIGSLAARVMLSPGHTLASITYVVGDAAFVHDTLFMPDSGTARADFPGGSARVLWKSIQDILALPDETRVFTGHDYQPGGRAPMWESTVAGQKTTNTHMATCRNEAEFVAMREARDRTLPMPKLILHALQVNTNGGRLPEPEANGRRYLKIPLDLLRAAWD, from the coding sequence ATGCCCGCGAAGCCTGAAGTCACCGGCTTTTTCGATCCGCGCACGTCGTCGATCCAGTATGTCGTCGCAGATCCGGAGACAGGCAAATGTGCCGTCATCGACCCGGTGCTCGACTATGACGAGAAATCCGGCGCCACGGCGACCATCCATGCCGACGAGATACTGCGCTCAATCGCCGACAAGGGATATGCGGTGGAATGGATACTCGACACCCATCCCCATGCCGACCATTTCTCGGCTGCCGCCTATCTCAAGGAAAGGACCGGCGCGCCGACGGCCATCGGCGAGAAGGTGACCGAGGTCCAGAAACTCTGGAAGGATTTTTACAACTGGCCCGACTTCCCGGCCGACGGTTCGCAATGGGACAGGCTGTTCGCCGATGGCGAGACATTCAAAATTGGCAGCCTCGCGGCCAGGGTGATGCTCTCGCCCGGCCACACGCTCGCTTCGATAACCTATGTCGTCGGCGACGCCGCCTTCGTCCACGACACGCTGTTCATGCCTGACTCCGGCACGGCGCGCGCCGACTTCCCGGGCGGCAGCGCCAGGGTGCTGTGGAAGTCGATCCAGGATATTCTCGCGCTGCCCGATGAAACGCGCGTCTTCACAGGCCACGACTATCAGCCCGGCGGCCGCGCGCCGATGTGGGAATCCACCGTCGCCGGGCAGAAGACGACGAACACCCATATGGCGACGTGCAGGAACGAGGCCGAATTCGTGGCCATGCGCGAGGCGCGCGACAGGACGCTTCCCATGCCGAAGCTGATCCTGCACGCGCTGCAGGTCAACACCAACGGGGGGAGGTTGCCCGAACCCGAAGCGAACGGCAGGCGCTATCTCAAGATCCCGCTTGACCTGCTCAGGGCCGCCTGGGACTGA
- a CDS encoding GntR family transcriptional regulator, with protein sequence MGKHKTTASRKGAGRAADSVEKVYEAIKDLAVDYRFKPGERINEVELAAGLGVSRTPVREALNRLVRDGFMTFVPNRGFYARDITPEGVQELYELRAAIERAAFKLACERGTDADIADVIAIWDDNSELASSADWEKVAEADEDFHTAVVRLSKNAPMLNAVEGINSLIRFFRRIDLESSRRRSGLYDEHAAIIDCLRRRDGERGGEFLERHITLSSAHAVEVAKEGLARIFFGRPN encoded by the coding sequence ATGGGAAAGCACAAGACAACGGCGTCGCGAAAGGGGGCTGGAAGGGCTGCTGACAGCGTCGAGAAAGTATACGAGGCCATCAAGGATCTCGCGGTCGATTATCGCTTCAAGCCCGGCGAGCGGATCAATGAGGTTGAGCTCGCCGCTGGCCTCGGGGTTTCCCGCACTCCTGTCCGTGAGGCCCTGAACAGGCTCGTCCGCGACGGCTTCATGACCTTCGTGCCGAATCGCGGATTCTATGCGCGGGACATTACGCCGGAAGGCGTGCAGGAACTTTACGAATTGCGCGCAGCGATCGAGCGCGCTGCGTTCAAGCTAGCATGCGAGCGCGGAACGGATGCGGATATCGCAGACGTGATCGCCATCTGGGATGACAACAGCGAGCTGGCTTCCTCCGCCGACTGGGAGAAAGTGGCGGAAGCCGACGAGGACTTTCACACCGCGGTCGTGAGGCTGTCGAAGAATGCACCCATGCTCAACGCGGTGGAAGGCATCAATTCGCTCATCAGGTTCTTCCGCCGCATCGATCTGGAAAGCAGCCGGCGGCGAAGCGGCCTCTATGACGAGCACGCGGCGATCATCGATTGCCTGCGGCGCAGGGACGGCGAGAGGGGAGGCGAGTTCCTGGAGCGCCACATCACGCTGAGCTCGGCCCATGCCGTGGAAGTGGCGAAGGAAGGATTGGCCCGGATCTTTTTCGGTCGTCCGAACTGA
- a CDS encoding ABC transporter ATP-binding protein produces the protein MTPMKSGPLLKLDGLSSGYGHVSVLENIDLEVDPQEIVVILGPNGAGKTTLLNSVSGVARPTAGNIYFEGRDITGARPEQVVRMGLTHCPEGRQIFQRLTVEENLVAAHIGRAGKSFEALRTEVFDLFPVLKERRNGMASRMSGGQQQMLAIGRALMAEPKLLMLDEPSLGLAPKVVHQIFRIILDLSTSGISILLVEQNVQLALECGDYAYLLNTGRIRLHGLAQQMAEHSALSDHYLGGPTEETLHV, from the coding sequence ATGACACCGATGAAATCCGGGCCGCTGCTGAAGCTCGACGGTCTCAGCTCGGGATACGGACACGTCAGCGTTCTTGAGAATATCGACCTTGAGGTTGATCCTCAGGAGATCGTCGTCATCCTGGGACCGAACGGCGCCGGCAAGACCACGCTCCTGAACTCCGTTTCGGGAGTCGCGCGTCCGACCGCCGGCAACATCTATTTCGAGGGGCGCGACATAACCGGCGCACGTCCCGAGCAGGTCGTGCGGATGGGGTTGACCCACTGCCCCGAGGGCAGGCAGATCTTTCAGCGCCTGACGGTCGAGGAAAATCTGGTGGCGGCCCATATCGGCAGGGCCGGCAAGAGCTTCGAAGCTCTACGCACCGAGGTTTTCGACCTGTTTCCCGTGCTCAAGGAACGCCGCAACGGCATGGCGAGCCGGATGTCGGGCGGACAGCAGCAGATGCTTGCCATCGGACGCGCGCTGATGGCCGAGCCGAAGCTTCTGATGCTCGACGAACCCTCCCTCGGACTGGCGCCGAAGGTGGTGCATCAGATTTTCCGCATCATCCTCGACCTTTCGACCAGCGGCATATCCATCCTTCTGGTCGAGCAGAACGTCCAGCTGGCGCTGGAATGCGGCGATTACGCCTACCTTCTCAATACCGGCCGCATACGCCTCCATGGACTGGCGCAGCAGATGGCCGAGCATTCGGCGCTGAGCGATCACTATCTCGGCGGCCCGACCGAGGAAACGCTGCATGTTTGA
- a CDS encoding ABC transporter ATP-binding protein yields MTLVFQNLRKQYGANVAIDDVSVEFRPGLIYGVIGPNGAGKSTLINMTAGSYTVSAGSILLDDQRLSGLKKYEIANSGVARTYQNIRLFDQMTALENLEVCYYPTDAGNTWKEVVWPPYSKARKAQRREACMEILRFFNLQGYADSEAGSLPYGRQRMLEIARALVMKPRVLLLDEPAAGLNHHETAELTAKLTELRSPERVMIVVEHDMDLVMTLCDRIVVLHHGKLLFQGTPAEVQSSTDVQLAYLGTANDTDEIRAAAEARRSQLGIRTRQRS; encoded by the coding sequence ATGACGCTCGTCTTCCAGAACCTGCGCAAGCAATACGGAGCCAATGTCGCCATCGACGACGTGTCGGTCGAGTTCAGACCGGGCCTCATCTACGGCGTCATCGGTCCGAACGGCGCGGGAAAGTCGACGCTGATCAACATGACCGCCGGTTCGTACACCGTCTCGGCCGGCTCGATCCTCCTCGACGACCAGCGCCTGAGCGGTCTGAAGAAATACGAGATCGCGAACTCCGGCGTCGCGCGCACCTATCAGAACATCCGCCTCTTCGACCAGATGACGGCGCTCGAGAATCTGGAGGTCTGCTACTATCCGACAGACGCGGGCAATACCTGGAAGGAGGTCGTCTGGCCGCCCTACAGCAAGGCCCGCAAGGCCCAGCGCCGCGAAGCCTGCATGGAGATCCTGCGCTTCTTCAACCTGCAGGGCTATGCCGATTCGGAAGCGGGCAGTCTGCCCTACGGCCGCCAGCGGATGCTGGAGATTGCCCGGGCGCTGGTGATGAAGCCGCGCGTCCTGCTGCTTGACGAACCCGCGGCCGGCCTCAATCATCACGAAACGGCCGAGCTCACCGCAAAACTCACCGAATTGCGCTCACCCGAACGCGTAATGATCGTCGTCGAACACGATATGGACCTCGTGATGACGCTCTGCGACCGCATCGTCGTCCTGCATCACGGGAAACTGCTCTTCCAAGGAACGCCGGCCGAGGTGCAGTCGAGCACCGATGTGCAACTTGCCTATCTGGGGACCGCCAATGACACCGATGAAATCCGGGCCGCTGCTGAAGCTCGACGGTCTCAGCTCGGGATACGGACACGTCAGCGTTCTTGA
- a CDS encoding branched-chain amino acid ABC transporter permease — protein sequence MSAVETIARATPRGGRLLPFLCVAVAIALLIATPFLPNYYIRVVNGLLIYILLGIGLNIVIGYAGLLDLGFVAFYAVGAYTYGLLASPQLDLHLPFLLIVVIAALAGMITGILLGIPVLKLRGDYLAIVTLGFGEIIRIVINNMDWLTGGPQGIARLDKASIAGIEFARPVEIYWLLLVVVVLAAVIVWRLEHSILGKAWAAIREDQDAARGIGINTTRAKLAAFATSATIGSIAGVIFAASQRFVSPESFTLQESVLIVLMIVIGGIGNILGIVAGAAILILLPEVLREFAEWRILFLGLLMIVLIIIRPGGLVTRNFGPGELFRRLLGK from the coding sequence ATGTCGGCCGTCGAGACGATAGCCAGGGCGACGCCGCGCGGCGGACGGCTTCTACCGTTTCTCTGCGTCGCCGTCGCGATCGCGCTGCTGATCGCCACGCCCTTCCTGCCGAACTACTATATTCGCGTCGTCAACGGCCTGCTGATCTACATTCTCCTCGGCATCGGCCTCAATATCGTCATCGGCTATGCCGGATTGCTCGATCTCGGCTTCGTCGCCTTCTACGCCGTCGGGGCCTACACATACGGCCTGCTGGCCAGTCCGCAGCTCGACCTTCACCTGCCTTTCCTGCTGATCGTCGTGATCGCGGCGCTGGCGGGCATGATCACCGGCATCCTCCTCGGCATACCAGTGCTGAAACTGCGCGGTGATTACCTTGCGATCGTGACGCTCGGCTTCGGCGAGATCATCCGCATCGTCATCAACAACATGGATTGGCTGACCGGCGGACCGCAGGGCATAGCCCGGCTCGACAAGGCGTCGATCGCCGGCATCGAATTCGCGCGTCCGGTGGAGATCTACTGGCTGCTTCTGGTGGTGGTGGTGCTGGCGGCTGTGATCGTCTGGCGCCTGGAGCATTCCATCCTGGGCAAGGCATGGGCCGCGATCCGCGAGGACCAGGACGCGGCGCGCGGCATCGGTATCAACACCACCCGCGCGAAGCTCGCAGCCTTCGCGACTTCGGCCACGATCGGCTCGATCGCCGGCGTCATCTTCGCGGCGTCCCAGCGCTTCGTGAGTCCCGAAAGCTTCACGTTGCAGGAATCCGTGCTGATCGTCCTGATGATCGTGATCGGCGGCATCGGCAACATTCTGGGCATAGTCGCCGGAGCGGCCATCCTCATCCTGCTCCCGGAAGTGCTGCGCGAGTTCGCCGAATGGCGCATCCTGTTCCTCGGGCTTCTGATGATCGTGCTGATCATCATCCGCCCGGGGGGGCTCGTGACCCGCAACTTCGGCCCCGGTGAACTCTTCCGGAGGCTGCTGGGCAAATGA
- a CDS encoding branched-chain amino acid ABC transporter permease, whose protein sequence is MLGTFIQQTVNALTIGSIYALIALGYTMVYGVLRMINFAHGEMFMLGAYAAFLVLAVLVGDIGTAGALAFTLTFFIAVIAIGFVGVGIERLAYKPLRSSTRLAPMLSSLGVSLSLVTGVQILAGPQPVAFPNFFPATRYNVFGGTVTSVQIGILVAAFVLMFALYTLVNRSKIGIIVRAVSESRPTAQLLGINVNLAISMVFFSGPLLGAAGGILYASYYGIMTPTMGAVIGLKAFTAAILGGIGSIPGAMLGAYILAFVEVAATAFLPALSGGVIGTEYRDVFAFAILILVLLVRPAGILGEPVSEESMVYKREF, encoded by the coding sequence ATGCTTGGAACCTTCATTCAACAGACGGTCAATGCACTGACGATCGGCTCGATATACGCGCTGATCGCTCTCGGCTACACCATGGTCTATGGCGTGCTGCGCATGATAAATTTCGCCCATGGCGAGATGTTCATGCTCGGCGCCTATGCCGCCTTCCTCGTCCTCGCGGTGCTTGTCGGCGACATCGGAACGGCCGGCGCGCTGGCGTTCACGCTGACTTTCTTCATCGCCGTGATCGCCATCGGCTTCGTCGGCGTCGGGATCGAGCGGCTGGCCTACAAGCCGCTGCGCTCGTCCACGCGTCTGGCGCCCATGCTTTCCTCGCTGGGCGTTTCGCTTTCGCTGGTCACGGGCGTGCAGATACTGGCCGGACCGCAGCCCGTGGCCTTTCCCAACTTCTTCCCGGCCACGCGCTACAATGTCTTCGGCGGAACGGTCACCTCGGTGCAGATTGGCATCCTGGTCGCCGCCTTCGTGCTCATGTTCGCGCTCTATACCCTCGTCAACCGCAGCAAGATCGGCATCATCGTGCGTGCGGTGTCGGAAAGCCGGCCCACCGCCCAGCTGCTCGGCATCAACGTCAATCTGGCGATCTCGATGGTGTTCTTCTCCGGTCCGCTGCTCGGCGCCGCCGGCGGCATCCTCTATGCGAGCTACTACGGCATCATGACGCCGACAATGGGCGCCGTCATCGGGCTCAAGGCGTTCACCGCCGCCATCCTCGGCGGCATCGGCTCGATCCCCGGCGCGATGCTCGGCGCCTACATCCTCGCATTCGTCGAGGTCGCCGCGACCGCTTTTCTTCCCGCCCTTTCCGGCGGCGTGATAGGCACCGAATATCGCGATGTGTTCGCGTTCGCCATCCTCATCCTCGTGCTTCTCGTCAGGCCTGCCGGCATTCTCGGCGAGCCGGTCTCCGAGGAGAGCATGGTCTACAAGAGGGAGTTCTGA
- a CDS encoding branched-chain amino acid ABC transporter substrate-binding protein: MKFVASLCLGASLLATPALAEEITIGIAGPISGPQAYFGTTWHKGFMLYWDKLNAEGGANGVTVKYNQQDDKADPREGTLVAQKFCDDESVVIGLVNFNSGVAQSTLPIYEDCSLPTMTFGSNPSLTQQGYKFMVRPVANDLAGALLPAEYALKELGAKTAVIVNDKQVFGQGISEIFGKNFTEGGGQVLDTLSVAPTDVDFTAVLAQIKTKSPDVIYLGAVMPQLSLFAKQLHEQGVKATLLVPDGGYTPDFINQAGEANVQGSLVAIQVPPMDASPDIAEFAKLYKEKFGEEAGPYSIYGYVQGQILEEVLKTTKGYSREEINDALHAVKVKTAVGELEFDETGELKVAPSYLYKVEGKNFVLIGQK, encoded by the coding sequence ATGAAGTTCGTCGCCTCGCTCTGTCTCGGCGCATCGCTGCTCGCCACGCCTGCACTGGCCGAAGAAATCACCATTGGAATCGCAGGGCCGATTTCCGGTCCCCAGGCGTACTTTGGCACGACCTGGCACAAGGGCTTCATGCTGTACTGGGACAAGTTGAACGCCGAGGGCGGCGCCAATGGCGTGACCGTCAAGTACAACCAGCAGGACGACAAGGCTGACCCGCGTGAAGGCACTCTCGTCGCCCAGAAGTTCTGCGACGACGAATCCGTCGTCATCGGTCTCGTGAACTTCAATTCCGGCGTCGCCCAGTCGACCCTTCCGATCTACGAGGATTGCTCGCTGCCGACCATGACCTTCGGCTCCAATCCTTCGCTGACCCAGCAAGGATACAAGTTCATGGTGCGCCCCGTGGCGAACGACCTCGCCGGAGCCCTTCTGCCTGCAGAATACGCGCTGAAGGAGCTCGGCGCGAAAACCGCCGTGATCGTCAACGACAAGCAGGTCTTCGGTCAGGGCATTTCCGAGATTTTCGGCAAGAACTTCACCGAGGGCGGCGGCCAGGTGCTGGACACGCTGTCGGTCGCGCCGACCGACGTCGACTTCACCGCGGTCCTTGCCCAGATCAAGACCAAGTCGCCGGACGTGATCTACCTCGGCGCGGTGATGCCGCAGCTTTCGCTGTTCGCGAAGCAGCTGCACGAGCAGGGCGTCAAGGCGACGCTGCTCGTTCCGGACGGCGGCTACACGCCGGACTTTATCAACCAGGCCGGCGAGGCGAACGTCCAGGGTTCGCTCGTGGCCATTCAGGTCCCTCCGATGGATGCTTCGCCGGACATCGCCGAGTTCGCCAAGCTCTACAAGGAAAAGTTCGGTGAGGAAGCCGGCCCCTACTCGATCTACGGTTATGTCCAGGGCCAGATCCTGGAAGAGGTCCTGAAGACGACGAAGGGTTACAGCCGCGAGGAGATCAACGACGCGCTGCATGCGGTCAAGGTGAAGACCGCGGTGGGCGAGCTGGAATTCGACGAGACCGGCGAGCTCAAGGTCGCGCCGTCCTATCTCTACAAGGTCGAAGGCAAGAACTTCGTCCTGATCGGGCAGAAATAA
- a CDS encoding GntR family transcriptional regulator has product MSQNRSRGSMTERSETADNADSLPSADVEIRRAADSSERAYNTIRKLLVEFKLKPEERINELQLSRKLGISRTPIREALNRLASEGFVSLTPNRGFFVRSLSTEGLLDLYELRSVIECAAFKLMCKRADDQQLARLSAYWEAIVDGYRDQPADTILAQDEGFHLLIAELSGNSELVNQLLAINARIRFIRRIQIEHRTHNLFQIDSHSAIVEAARRRDAEKGSELLREHIEMTVSATQQALKDALLKVFAPSRDPASRRNAVFDRQGAGGKRIERKSVDTS; this is encoded by the coding sequence ATGTCGCAGAACCGCTCCAGAGGCAGCATGACCGAACGATCCGAAACAGCGGACAACGCTGACAGCCTTCCATCTGCCGACGTCGAGATCAGGCGGGCCGCCGACAGCAGCGAGCGGGCGTACAACACCATCCGCAAGCTTCTCGTGGAATTCAAGCTGAAGCCCGAGGAACGCATCAACGAGTTGCAGCTCTCCCGCAAGCTCGGAATCTCCCGCACGCCGATTCGCGAGGCGTTAAACCGGCTTGCCTCGGAAGGGTTCGTGTCGCTGACGCCGAATAGAGGCTTCTTCGTGCGCAGCCTCTCCACCGAGGGGCTTCTCGATCTCTACGAGCTTCGCTCGGTGATAGAATGCGCTGCCTTCAAGCTCATGTGCAAACGCGCCGACGACCAGCAGCTCGCCCGGCTGAGCGCTTATTGGGAAGCGATCGTCGACGGCTACCGGGACCAGCCCGCCGATACGATACTGGCCCAGGACGAAGGATTTCATCTTCTGATTGCCGAGCTTTCCGGCAATTCGGAACTGGTCAATCAGCTCCTGGCGATCAATGCGCGCATCCGCTTCATTCGCCGGATTCAGATCGAGCACCGCACCCATAATCTGTTCCAGATCGATTCTCATTCGGCGATCGTCGAGGCCGCCAGGAGACGGGACGCGGAAAAGGGAAGCGAACTTCTGCGCGAGCACATCGAGATGACCGTTTCTGCCACGCAACAGGCGCTCAAGGATGCGTTGCTGAAAGTGTTCGCTCCGAGCCGCGACCCGGCAAGTCGCCGCAATGCTGTATTCGACAGGCAGGGTGCCGGCGGCAAGCGAATTGAACGCAAAAGTGTCGACACTTCTTGA
- a CDS encoding NAD(P)-binding domain-containing protein, producing the protein MKLGILGVGHLAESIIHGLLRSGTAPADIVLSPRGKAASLAERHGLRLAADNEALVEAADVLILAVRPADAPAAVAGLPWRDRQIVISVCAGVPLADLDVAPARAVRAMPLTAAEIGASPTPYFPDIAEAAAVIGGFGFAIPLASEAEFEVATVSAAVYGWAQDLIRRTADWSAGEGAGAATMRQLVALTFVAAGRLMAEKPEPMERLLADLVTPGGITELGLDVLAKGRQPEAWQAACEAVHQRLTARG; encoded by the coding sequence GTGAAACTTGGAATTCTGGGCGTCGGGCATCTGGCCGAGAGCATCATCCACGGACTTCTGCGTTCGGGAACGGCGCCGGCGGATATCGTGCTTTCGCCGCGCGGCAAGGCGGCCTCGCTCGCCGAAAGGCACGGCCTGCGGCTCGCGGCCGACAACGAGGCCCTGGTCGAGGCGGCGGACGTGCTGATCCTCGCCGTGCGCCCTGCGGACGCTCCCGCCGCGGTTGCGGGTCTTCCATGGCGGGATCGCCAGATCGTGATCTCGGTCTGCGCCGGCGTGCCGCTCGCCGACCTCGACGTTGCGCCGGCGCGCGCCGTCAGGGCAATGCCGCTGACGGCGGCGGAGATCGGGGCGAGCCCCACGCCCTACTTCCCGGATATAGCGGAGGCTGCGGCCGTCATCGGCGGCTTCGGCTTCGCCATCCCGCTTGCCAGCGAGGCGGAGTTCGAGGTGGCGACGGTCAGCGCCGCCGTCTATGGCTGGGCGCAGGATCTCATCAGGCGGACGGCCGACTGGTCCGCCGGCGAGGGCGCCGGGGCGGCCACCATGCGCCAACTCGTGGCGCTGACCTTCGTCGCGGCCGGACGCTTGATGGCGGAGAAGCCGGAGCCGATGGAGCGCCTGCTCGCGGATCTCGTCACGCCGGGGGGCATTACGGAACTCGGTCTCGACGTACTCGCGAAGGGGAGGCAACCGGAAGCCTGGCAGGCGGCGTGCGAGGCTGTCCACCAGCGCCTCACGGCCCGGGGTTGA